The genome window ttcctctttcttcttaccctctgagcctgtgggcccttctttggctctgtgttgtaatgtccggattacacccagcttgtgctgtagtggatggtgtgagtcaaagagcaagtattgatccgtatgtgttggtttcctgtacacttctatctggagctttccggcctctcctctgagagtagaacaatcaagaaaggccaagcggttctctttggcgtcatcacgcgtgaacttgatgttggggtccaccgtattaatatgctctgagaacgcttccaagtcttgtttcttgattttcacaaaggtgtcatccacgtaacggtaccaatgacttggtggtgtgcccgggaacgaggataatgccttcttctcaaactgttccatgtacaggttggccacaatgggagagaccggagagcccatagcacagccgtgaatctgtctgtagaagtgtccccggaattggaagtaggttgtgttgagacagatgtctaatagtttacatatgtgttcaggtgtaagcttggtcctttgctgcaaggtggagtcctcctgcagtcttctcatcaccgctgtcactgcttctgaggttgggatgcaagtgaacaaggacacaacatcataagaaaccataacgtcatctgggtccaactggagatgtttcactttgtccacaaatttctgtgtgttttccacatgatgtactgtgttcccaccaacggagccaagattgtagtcaaatgtttggctatgttgtatgtgatggaatctgtgctgcaaacGATGGGTCTGagggaacattctctttgtgaattttgggaaggccatagatgcagggaatggcttcccagggtatagtctgtagtacagaggcctgtctatcacctcctccttctcaagcttctgtagacagtctataaccttcttcttgtagccattggttggatctcttttaagtttttgatatgtggttgtgtcttcaagaaggttgttgactttggtttcataatcggctgtgttcagaatcacagtgcagcgacccttgtctgctggtagaatgtttatgctgtgatccttctgcagtgctgagagtgccctcctctcttcagatgtaatgttggaaggaggtggtttggcactctttaatgttgcagtgacacgtagcctcaggtctgcagcctctgcttcagtcatgttgttcttcctaatggctgtttctgtggctgtgatgtagtccactgtagggatgtggttggatgtaactgaaaagttgagccctttggagagcacatctttttctgcctgtgtccaattttttcacaattgagaatgacttccggatgggagccgaaacgtcttgattctgaaaacagtgtccagatgactacgactgaaaccttttctacgatagaacactcctggacgaatgagggactacaccgtcttaatatcaaaacttaaaaaagtAACCCTATATCTAAAAGGGAACTATGTCAGGAAAGACAATATAAAACCACACACTGTCTGATCCTCACCAGCTTCTCTGTATTGACCGAAGACCAGGTCGTTTGGGTCAAGAGCAGCAGCACTACCAATATGTGTCCCCTCCTCACCATAGTTGGTCATGTAGAAGGAGATCCGACCCTGTAACGGAAACAAATGAACAATTGTTTACAACATTCTTCAGCTGTTCCGTGGTTAAACCAGGAAATGCAGGCGGAAAAACTTACCTGTCGCTGAGACTCGTAAAGAATGCGGTCCATTGTGTTCAGCAGAGTCATCTTCTGATAAAAGTTCAAAACTGTCTCTTTGGAGAGCTGAGCGGGAAAGAAACGCACCAAACAACCAACAAATTAACGTTGGCCCAACAAAGTGTGTCAGGAGTGGAGGTCATAGTGGCACTTTTAATAACCAGGGGTGTAGGCAGGCTGACTGTACCTGAGGGTCTTGAGAGGGGTTGATGATATTGCCCTGCCTGTCCATGACCCGGTACACTGGGATCCCAGAGATGACATTGGGCTGGATGAACTCAAGCTGATCCACAAACTCAGCTGACGCTCCAGGAAACTGTGGCTTTTCCAGTGATGAATCAAAGGGCTGCTGCCGCTGCACAGCCTGAGAGATTGAATACaagcattatttattaataacatCACTGTGGCTGTGGTAAAGGAATGCCCTCTCTAAAATAGACACCACAAAGGGGGACTCATCTTTCTCTTAATAATGACATAAACTCACCAGCTGCTCTGTTAAGACTGAATGGAAAACTTGATGTCTGCATGATGTCATGTTACGAAAGGTGATCTTACTGGAATATGGCCACATTTCCTGTTCTAAAAAACTTGTTGCGTGTAAATCACAGACATGTTTAAGCATTTAAGGATACTGTCCTAATTCCATACTAATACTGTGTTTAAGAATATACAGTAccatgtattaatattaataataatgataataagccataataataataataattttggcAGTTAGAATATACTAAATGAATGTATTGTTCTGCACTAACAGGAAATTACCCAACGTGTGGTCTAGTTATTGTCAATATGACTTCAGAAAAGTACTGCTAACTTTGAAAACCACGTAtcaatttgttcattttttggtTGTCTGATGCTGTCCCTGAAGATGTCACATTTGCCATTTTTCTACCTCCATTAGGATGCTTTGCAACACACTCAAGGACTGAGCAATTGTAGTATTAATGTTGGCATTTgtattgttatacagtatagACGTGGTACACAggtttgattttaatatttagatgtatttgatttgttaaaatgGATTTATTGACAAACAAGATTACAGCTGCAGATGCAGCTGAATCACACTGTGACACTACAGTTATGACTCAACATACGAAAGTATGGATAGTAAAGTGAAacatataatatttttaaacgATTTGCCATAAATAACTACACAACGAAAAGATCAATTTTAGTGACACACATCTGGCATAGAGACACCAGATTGACAGTACACCCAGGGACACGAATAACAccagaaaatgcatttttatttcatggGAGCCGATAATAACAACTTTAATGTTACTTTCTCTGTACATCACATTGGTCttagtaaaatatatttctacTTCAAGTTGAACTTGAAGACGCAAGTTTTCTCCTCACGCCCCTTTGTTCGACCAATGGGAGTGCAGCTAGCTCAAACTTTAGCcggctagctagctacctaagCTTCAgagtcacaacaacaaacacaaggtGCAGAAGTGCCAGTCAAGCTGCTGACTTgaagttttaaacatttatattcaaACATGTGGCACCTTCAGTTTGACTTCATAAGGACGCGTTTGAGAATCGATATATAGTCAAGGGTGCGTTAGTTTCTGCAAGGTTGTGAGCTAAGCCAGCTAGCTCACAAGCCATCGCGATAACTGAAGCAACGCGTTCTTGTGAATCCTTGATGGATCCCCAATTCCAACCACCTATATCCTAACCTAAACAATTATCGGCTTTATACCCACACTTTACCATCTCGTGGTTGATAATTTCACTTCGCGAGTTTAGATTTTATGCCTAAATTAACGTGAACCTTTCGGTTTGCCAGGCCCAAATCAGACCACTTTCCCAGCAACCTTGTGGGATCCGTTCGCTGAAGCGACCTTCCATGTTATTTAGCTAACTAGCAGAGCAATACAGCAATGTTGCACATTTGAACTTACGCTGACTCTGAAGGCTCTGTGTTGGAGCAGCCTCGATGCCTTCAGACCTGCCGTCTGACGAACAGCATGGAAACATGCTCCATACATTTTGCTCATACTCCTCACGGCCGCCATCTGTACAGTCCACCGTCGTTAGATTTAACCGGAGCCCCGCTAGCTTGTCAGCTATatgttacagtaaatatgttaGAAATGTGCGACAGGACCAGCTAACAACAAGCGTTTGATTGCGTTTCAGTCTGCTACACTGTTATTCCCATCCACAAGCACGCTTGCAAGGTACACAGCAGTCGAGACGGCAACAACAATCACGACATCCGGCCAAACCTTCAAATTAAAACTCAAAGTGACTAAAAAAACGTTAGGCGAGGTGCAATCTGTATTTAGCGAGGAAACCTATTTTATGTTATGCATCACTGATCATTTACTCATAATCATAGTGGTTCTCTATATCCAATATCACACACAATTGGTTTACGTTGCCTTCACATTACGCTTAGTTTGAAGGCAAAGCAGATAACTTCCGGTAATCATACGTGACTGATCAACGAATCAGTTGGTACCTGAATCAGTTGGTACCTAAAGCCGTCAATCACGTTTTCTGTCAAATTGCACCTTTTCCGCATTGCTTTGTCTCTTACAAAGACACAATTCATCCAGAGactttgttcacattttaaaagctgtaaGAACATCCTGCAGTGATagtgaacatacagtatttctctaCAGTTCCTCCAATTGACCTCAATAGTTTGGACTGTTTTATTAATTGTGTGACAGATTGAAGTAGTCATTTTTCTGATAGGGCTGGTCTAATAATATAGACTGAAATGCTCAGTCTGTGTACTAAGTTTGGCTCAAACAGATTGGGTGCATGCTACTGTGCCTGTGTCAATCATGTATTcacatgttttttgttaagatctttatttacttttaaactTTCCTTACAGGGAGAGGTGATAGCAGGATCACCAAACGATGCTCTTTAGGATATACCAATGCGGTCATGCTCATACTTGGTTTCTCTTCAGACCGTTAGAGGGATTGAGCTGTGTTAGAGCTGAGAAGAGGATTTTGCATTGTGTTACAACTAGTGCtggatttgattgtttttagtCTTGTGTACTATTAGAAATGGACCGATTCCAGTACCAATACTACTTCTACTTGTGAAGAACGGTGCTAAACCAGAGTTGGAAATGAGTGCCAGAATGTCCTACTCAAATAGATGTTTTGTAGATTTATTGTACCAAAAACTACTGAATGACTACTGCATGAGTATGACGTCATACTGAGGTTCAAAGAGAGCAAACTCAAATGATAACTCTTGGTGTCGCTGCAGCACTGTAATCCGCTCTGCTATTCATGCCAGAAATAATGATTTTACTATGCAAAGTACATTCAAATTACACAAAAAGCCAGACTTGTGCACTTAATGGGACATTTTTGTATAGTATCCTtgtgatgtaaaaaaataatatatttaaataataaaatatttcatttacattatatgaaaaaaatatcaacaaaataatacatCTAATTAATCTAGCAGCACAGTGAATGATGTGTTTGAACACATACCTAATGAAGAACAGGAGTTTAGCATTGCACATACTGATTTGTTGGTTTTAACCATTTTTCTGTAGAAAAATCTGCATATCTGCCTGTTCTGGTAGAATGTGTGACCTTTCTTGGCTGATTGTGTCCcctgctgtggaaaacactCTCTCACAAGGAGTAGACGATGCTTGGATACACAGGTATGAGTTGGTGAGTTCAGACAGGAGAGGCAGCGTGTCTCGTCTCTCCCACCACCAGGCCAGAGCGTCCTCTGATGTGGGTACTGCAGGCAGGTTTCTGAACAGCTGTATTTCTTGCTGGACTCGTTCATGTATTGAAGGTGtctcttctgctgctgcactgctcttCAGagctctgtcctcctcctcgaAAAGCTCCTCCAGGGCAGTTAACCTCGGCCTTTTGGGCAACGGAGTCTGGCAAAAGGAAACgaagaaaacaaaagtgttCGACAAGACAACTTGGATTAAATACGACAAATGTTTGTGTCATGTGAAAGGCATTACCTCATCTGAATACTCTggctctttgtctttctgctcaGATACATCCGACGCATCACTGTCCTCATGCAAAAGTCTGTTTTCCTCCTGATTTGACACCTAAAGAATATATTTAATCATAATACATTAACATGGGTGAGtccaaaaactgacaaaaaggCCAGCCACCCTATCACCTGAAGATTTAAGCTTACAGGAACATAAAAATTACTCTTAACTACTTCAGCTGAGTGTATGAGATAGCAGACAGCAGGAAGAGACTTAAGGTCTAATGAGTGAGTACAGATATCTCTGTCATAAAAATGATTACAGCATACAGTAGAACAAGTGTAACattggaaaagaaaagaaaataccgtacctgtgttttgtttttaaccctAATCGCAGCATTTTTCACTCTGTACCAAATCTCATCCAACTCAATCCTGTTCTTGAACCTTGGATCCAGAGCGCTCGACTCCTGTAGGAACTTCCAAGTATCGCCATCCTGAAATAAAGCACAGGGACTCCGGCTCTTgaagcaaaatgtaaaatttgtgtAATGAAAACAATACGAAGAAAGCTGAGTTCAGTCACACCGGGGATAGAGCAACACTTTCAAACACTGAACGCTACTGTTCAACGAAGCCAAGACACTTCTCTGTTGAAGCCAGGAGAAGACTGGTGGCTGCTACCCTCTTACCAGTTCTCAATTGTGGGGATTTGTTGTTCAGGAACTCATCAGCACATTTTTCTTCGCATATCGGAGCCTATCGATCATTGCACTTTGATGGTAGGTTTGTTACTAAATTGAATCTACTAACTAATCATTGAGCTCTGTATTCCAAAGTTGGCAGACCATCTCTGTCGATGAGTGACTCTGTCATTGGTATATTTTAACTATAGAGCAACTGTGGGTTAATTTTCGTCCCATCATTTAGCTAACTTACActgagttgccagtttattagatacacctagctaaaactaatgcagtttaatacaacAGTGCTGTAGTAAATCCTATAAAATCCTTTAACGTTCAGTTTATGaaactttatgatcattttggaagATGTACTTTGTGGTgttgttgaactgtattgcattataaagagaagtgtttgtgttgtttagcTTGCCCTCGTTGATATaaatgaggtggacaaaataatagaaacacctgtgcAATACCAAGGGATTGCCCAGAAGATGTCTTGACTGTATCAAAGGTTTCGAaacaatgaacatttttcaacatGGGTGCTTCATAATGATTCAGGGCTTCAGAAAGCTTTGTTCTTCCCGTCAATAGTTTTTAGTATTGTTTTAACTCCaccaccttgggctttaggaaattgtgatgggcatttttcactattttccgacattttatagactaaatgattaattatcaaGTACACACTAAGGCCACTTTACTTTTACAAGGAATCACCCCAACAACAGATGCAATTTACTAGGACAAATACTTAGTTCTTCCTTTTGAATTTGCTCTCCTGTGGAAAGTATTGTACATACCTTGTAACATGTAGACAGGTCACCCCAGACTTTTTCCTTGAGCATGGCTGTGAACAGAGAGTCATCATCCTGGGTTTCAAGGTGGGCCTCCAGTTTTTTCAGGATGGGAAAAATCTGACTACAAGTTGGACTCTTGTCAGCTGAGACACAGAGCAAAGATGTATGCAGAGGCTTCATGATCCTAATGAACTCCTGTGCTTTTCGGTGATCGTCGTCTGAGGGCGTTTCCAGCCTTCGAAGTAAATATaagcaaaataataaactatttCTACACAATTAACAATATTGCATTCTAATTTTACGATTAACTTTCATTACCTTTTCTTCTCAACAGATGGTTTGATCTGTGGATCTGTGGTGGTGGCCTGAATGGCAGCATACTGCTCTACAAACCTCTCCACCATGAGGTACAATGAGCTCCAACATGTTCGGGCATTGAGTACTAAAGAGTGTTGTGGTAGATCTGAAAGACAGAGACGATTCTGATGTTTATCCTCTTTGTGACACACGCCACATACTATCTAACCAgtcaaaaagaaagacaagaagatATCTTGTACTCACTTAAAAGCTGTTGTTTCGCCCGAAGAACTGTTTGAGCTGTGGAAGACCTTTTGATCCACTCAACAACAGCTCTTATTTTTGATGCCCATCTGGCCACAGTGTTGCTGGTGTACACCTTCTGTGCAGCAAGATTAAGTATATGGGCAAAACATCTCAGCATCCTGAACTGCAGTTTCTTGATGGAAATATTGAACGCATTATCCACCGTCATGGCAACAACTTTGTCTCTGACACCAAATTCCTCCAGTATACCACCGATCTGCTCTGCCACTACTGTGTCCGTCTGAGTGTCATAAACTGGCTTTGTACAAAGTACTTTCTGCTTCATCTGGCCTTTCATTATGAAGTGTAAAGTAACTGTCAGGTAATGGTCGTGGGCAAAACTTGTCCACCTGTCACATGTCACTGCAGCCTCAGACACTTGAAGCAGCTCTTTGATGACATGTTTCTTCTCCACAGAGTACCATGAAGGTATCAGTGTGTTTATGAGCTGATCTCTGGAAGGCAGGTGGTACTTTGGGTTTAGTGTTTTTGTCATCTCTCTGTGTGAAAGCAGGAATGAAAATGCAGATTATCAGTGGATGTAAATAATCACATTTGTGCATACAAAGTCCAGGTTAATAAAACCTACCTAAACCATGGGGACTCCACTGTGGACAAGGGATGTAATCCTTTCACAAGATATCTGCTCACAGCCCTGTGACactcctctgttctttgtttgctCAGCCTCTTTCTTTCAGCCGGCGTGAAGGAGGTTATGACAGCAGACACTGCAGCTTCTTTGAGGTTACCATCTGAGGTGGCAACATAGGTAGAACTTCCTGTATCAAgaaaagatagaaagaaaaaacagataGATGACCCACCTGCATAATGATACCTAACATTGATACTTTGCTTTATTTcctgtaggactgcaactaatgattattttcattatcaattaatctgccagttaCTTTCTTGATCGTTCATCTCTTTTGATTGTTTagtctagaaaatgtcagaaaataatgaaaaatgcccatcataacTTGCTAAAGCCCTAGGTGGCGTCATCAACTTGCTTGTTTTACAGTCTAAAACCCCAAAATACTCACTTTACTATCATGtaagacacagaaaagcagcaaatcctaacAACTGAGAAACTAAAAGCaatgaatgtttggcatttttgctagaaatgttcttttaaacttaaatgattaatcgattatgaaaatacaggtagttattaattaattaattaatttcctgtcgtgactaatcgattcattgtttcagcaattaatttcctgtttcaACTGGCTGCACTCCAGCAGGCCTAATGCAAAACTCAACAGATTTCCAAAAACTGCATGTAACTTTATTGGTCAAATTGGCACAGTTTGACACATTTAGCTGGACAACCAAGGTTTCAAAGTTTCCTCAATTCGTCGTAAGTAATGCTAAAGATAATATTGACATTGAAAGactgacaataaaaatacaggCACATGTgaactgtaaaaatgtcaacTAGATTCAGTCTTCATATGACACTTACGAGCAACCAGGCTGCTTGTTATTATCTCCATGCACACCGAATCCCAGAATTCCTTTGCGTTTACTTCTCCGGTAAAGGATTCAGGCAGGTCGTTTATCTCAATCCctacaaaaatgtatgtgaatTACTGATATGACTGTGTGATATCAAACCCAAATTCTACTGTTCACCTATATGATAATTATgtaacagaaagagaaaacaatacTATATGATATTATATCAGAGCATTAAATTGTAACCATCTTGTAGCTGTCAGAAAGATAAGCGTTAAAGCTATCAAGAGGAAAtaacaatacatttgtttttttaacgttTAAATTCCCAGTACGTGTACCCACACAGATACCAAGAAATACTCACCTGCCATGTTGAAAACCCCCTTTTGATAAAGATCCAGCATgactacagacagacagtcgtGACTTGTAAGAGCTTCAAAGTGGAGATATGCCTGAAGCACTTCCATGCCAGATGGAGACTTGACACCTACTGTCCGTTTCAGCACCTCCACCACTCCACCACCAGCAGTGtgattctaaaaaaaacaaacaaaagcagacagaaatgaatatttaatctcactgagaaaattaaaacatttaaatcctAAAACCACAGAGCATTTTGACTTCTTTCATGAAATACAAGAGTACCTTGATTGAGTTTTGGAGAAGCATGCATAGTTGCAGACTCAGGATTATGTGGTTGTTGTAATTGTGAAGGCCCTCGCTCCACTCCTGGTAACAGTAGACCAGTTCACAATCTGGAcactttttgaaaaatgtggaagTATCTGGAAGACATAAAAAGATGTCTTAAATAGACTgctaaaactaacaaacaaaaaagactcTAGTTTAATACGTGCATGTTTGCAGACAAACCTTCTGTCACTCCTGTTAAAGTAATAACTCTTGCTTTGTTGGTGATCAGCACTGGTTCTGTTAAGGAGACATGACCTGGGCACTCTTGGCAGACAGTTTCAGCTGGAACCAAAAACTTTGAAAAGTGTATTTCAGACTGGGTGATGTTTTCTGGAAAAGTGGTGGGCAATTTTTTTTGgttgtaaatgtacttagccATTTCTTTTAGTCCTTCTTCTCTTAGTGGATACACAGTTCCAGGGGAATTTTCTGTGGAGGTTTCTGTAGGTTCTGTCAATTCAGAAAACCTTAGTGGTGCGTCTCGTTCGGCATGTGAGGAAAATAACTGTTTGTTGGTTTGGAAGAGATACCATTTGGCTATGCATTTGTGCAAGCAGGAAATTCTCCCTCGAGAACAATCACAATGCCACAACCTTCCCTTTACATTGTACGTCACGAATAATCTTCCTAACTTGCTGTACTGTGACACTTTGGgctcaaacacagacaaatacaggcAATGACTTCCACCAAGATCCACAAGAGTAACAAGTGGGGCTCTGCTCTGAGTGGCTTGGTCACGATGGTTAAGGCACTTGGCCCCCATGTCTTTTCCAATCCATTTATTGTCAACCAGTTCCTCCAACACACCGGGTTTCAAGTCTTCTCTGCTTGCACgagtaaaacaaaaatcaacagAGCGTAGATGAGGGCACTGGCTATTAGGCATGCCGCTCCTCCtttgaaaatctgaaataacCTCGCACCGATCTTCTTCGCACACCATTTTGTGTGTGCTGcctgatttctttttaatgaCATGAACTGGTATGGCAGTGGCCTTGTAAGACTTTGCTACAGCGTACACCCCATTATGAGAGTCAACACACTGACTTCTAAGATGGTCTTTGGCTGTTATGTCCTTCTCAGAAATTAAGTGTTTCCTGAGTTTATGttttcttagattttttttatttaagtatagGTTGCACAttggacattttatttttctctgtactgttcTGAACATTTGACCTGTTTGATTAACAGGGCCCTCTGTTAAAGTAGGGGGGTGGACCACTGGGGTTGTTGGCTGAACAGGTGGGTCAGGtggagcagcaggcaggcccGCTGTGGTTGTGGGTTCGACAAGGCGATCAGGTGAAGCAGGAGACTGGCCTGATGTGCATTTTGGTTTAACAGGGGGGTCAAGTGGAGCAGGATGCTGGTCTGCTCTGGATTTTGGTTGAGCAGGGGAAGTAGCAGTACACTGTCCCATCATGATAGTTTGCTGAAAAGGGGGAGCGAGGTTGAGCAGGAGGACGGCACGCTGGCCGACTGTGATAACTGGCTGAGCACAAGTGCCAGGCGGAGCAGCAGATTGGAcacctgttgctgctgctgttgaacttTCCACACATTTGTCCATATGACTTCCAAACTGTTTCCGATTTATAATTGTCTTTGCGCAGTATGGACAATGAAAATGTCTTTCTCCTCTGCACTGCAAATGGCACGAATGAATATTAAACTCTgccaagaaaaaacaaaattcatgAAAGTGATTGATATAATGTCACAGGGGAGCAGCTTACTGATTGGATAAATTATCTGTATACATTTCAGGCTCAGGTAGCAGCTTATATTCTGACCTCCATGTTGCAAGGCCCTCATTCTGTGGATTTCTACATGTGTCCAAACGCTTGCATAGTCTCCTTTTGGCTTGTAGACGGCTGGCTGGCAGAAGGGACAGTGGTAAAGATTGCACTCTTTGCACAACTCCAGACGCATGCGGCCATCTGATCGCCTGCGCACTGTGACATGCAAGTTCCTAGAGACAAAGATGGGGAAATTCAATTttgtaacaacaaaaactttttttttttaaatcatgtacGACACAAACTAAATTTGATTTACAACTCGGAGACATTACGCTAGTTTACATCAGACAATTCAGAAAGTACAAACtatatttgtgatatttttgttgTAGCTGGACTAGTTAACTCATTGATGGGCTTGTTCTCTGTTGCGCTGGAGTCagattaatgttaatgtaaacaAAGCCCAGAAATTATAAGCAGCAGACCTTTGATAGACTACTATGacatcagagcagcagagtatTGTGGGAGTTTTTTAGTTGGAAGACGTACAAGCCTCGGGGACCCAGATGTGCGCACTCCTAATTGCACTCCTTTTGGATTAATTGTTTGGGGTGGGGGGATATTTCGCATTCTTATCCTCTATCTAAAATTCGTCTTTCCTTGTATCGTGACTCTGTAATGCTCAGAGGCATTAATGATGTAGTTCAGGAAACAGGGCCACCTATAGTTGTAACCTATCTGGTAGTGATGTAATATGctgcattattatttattctctATTATTGGTATTGTGCTCATTTTTGGGCCTGTACTGTtagtttttgttgctgctgattGGTTGGTTTTATTCGCCTCCTTTATGCCTGTGTAGTCATTGCATCTCTGTACTCTTGTGGCTTGTTTAGTGGCTTAGCAAGTAACTTTGTGGCTTTGGTCTTAAGATAAAGTGTATGTTATTATGTATAGCTATTTAAGGTCACATTACATTGTAGTAAAATTTAGTAAAATTAActtgtatttcatttaaataacagaacAGTAAAccatgatgaaaatgaaaacttcaTATGATGAGAAGAGAAACCACATGTGATGagctttaaagggtcagttcacccaaattacaaaactaTGGCTAACTATGCACCACAGTTGCACCTCTACAATTGCAAGTATTTCTGTAACACAGAAGAAGCTTTACTTCTTATATACTAAGTTACATTATGCACGATGTGAAAAAGCCACTGATGTGAATAAAGCGACACAGCCTGTTATGTTGAGTTACATAAGTGCAGTTTAACAAGTTGGCATGTCTGTCTCtgatagctaatgttagcttgcgGTCGACAGTGCGGGTAGTTtagccatttttttcttttcttttataacTAACACCACTGTCGATGGCCATAACGTACAACCACGAGTGGAAAGTGGTTGTTGTGTATTTGGAGTAAATCCCTCCAAAAACTCCTCTCACCCTCCAACACGCCCAGAAAGCTGCTC of Siniperca chuatsi isolate FFG_IHB_CAS linkage group LG7, ASM2008510v1, whole genome shotgun sequence contains these proteins:
- the LOC122879066 gene encoding uncharacterized protein LOC122879066, which gives rise to MAQTCGACGETKWAREQLSGRVGGNLHVTVRRRSDGRMRLELCKECNLYHCPFCQPAVYKPKGDYASVWTHVEIHRMRALQHGEFNIHSCHLQCRGERHFHCPYCAKTIINRKQFGSHMDKCVESSTAAATGVQSAAPPGTCAQPVITVGQRAVLLLNLAPPFQQTIMMGQCTATSPAQPKSRADQHPAPLDPPVKPKCTSGQSPASPDRLVEPTTTAGLPAAPPDPPVQPTTPVVHPPTLTEGPVNQTGQMFRTVQRKIKCPMCNLYLNKKNLRKHKLRKHLISEKDITAKDHLRSQCVDSHNGVYAVAKSYKATAIPVHVIKKKSGSTHKMVCEEDRCEVISDFQRRSGMPNSQCPHLRSVDFCFTRASREDLKPGVLEELVDNKWIGKDMGAKCLNHRDQATQSRAPLVTLVDLGGSHCLYLSVFEPKVSQYSKLGRLFVTYNVKGRLWHCDCSRGRISCLHKCIAKWYLFQTNKQLFSSHAERDAPLRFSELTEPTETSTENSPGTVYPLREEGLKEMAKYIYNQKKLPTTFPENITQSEIHFSKFLVPAETVCQECPGHVSLTEPVLITNKARVITLTGVTEDTSTFFKKCPDCELVYCYQEWSEGLHNYNNHIILSLQLCMLLQNSIKNHTAGGGVVEVLKRTVGVKSPSGMEVLQAYLHFEALTSHDCLSVVMLDLYQKGVFNMAGIEINDLPESFTGEVNAKEFWDSVCMEIITSSLVARSSTYVATSDGNLKEAAVSAVITSFTPAERKRLSKQRTEECHRAVSRYLVKGLHPLSTVESPWFREMTKTLNPKYHLPSRDQLINTLIPSWYSVEKKHVIKELLQVSEAAVTCDRWTSFAHDHYLTVTLHFIMKGQMKQKVLCTKPVYDTQTDTVVAEQIGGILEEFGVRDKVVAMTVDNAFNISIKKLQFRMLRCFAHILNLAAQKVYTSNTVARWASKIRAVVEWIKRSSTAQTVLRAKQQLLNLPQHSLVLNARTCWSSLYLMVERFVEQYAAIQATTTDPQIKPSVEKKRLETPSDDDHRKAQEFIRIMKPLHTSLLCVSADKSPTCSQIFPILKKLEAHLETQDDDSLFTAMLKEKVWGDLSTCYKDGDTWKFLQESSALDPRFKNRIELDEIWYRVKNAAIRVKNKTQVSNQEENRLLHEDSDASDVSEQKDKEPEYSDETPLPKRPRLTALEELFEEEDRALKSSAAAEETPSIHERVQQEIQLFRNLPAVPTSEDALAWWWERRDTLPLLSELTNSYLCIQASSTPCERVFSTAGDTISQERSHILPEQADMQIFLQKNG